In the genome of Cyclopterus lumpus isolate fCycLum1 chromosome 19, fCycLum1.pri, whole genome shotgun sequence, the window CCTTGGGATGGTTATTTTGATCGCTGCTGTGCATATGGTGGTGGATCTTGGGAGACATGTCATTTAGATAATCCGACTTCGACGTCCCCATGGAGGGAGGGTTGTAGTTGACGAGCATTCGCCTGCTGAAGCCCAACGAGGCGGTCCTCTTCTGCAGGGAGCTCAGCATTCTTTTGTTGGAGAAAGAAGAGCGGACGGCCCTGGTGGGGAGGAGCTTGTGGCGTCGGCGGCGGTGGTGCGACAGGTTGCTACGGTCACTACAGCGGAAGGCGCAGACGTCACACTTGTAAGGTTTCTCACCCGTGTGCGAGCGCACGTGGGCTTCCAAGTGGCGCTCGTACGCCGAGGCAAATGGGCACAGCTGGCAGCGATGAGGCTTCTCTcctgggtggggggtggggggcaggaAATAATTGTAGTTATAAAATTCATAGTAGCACGAATACTTTACTGTGAAAGAGTAAACAGATACTATGAGGCAGTAAGTACAATGTATTATACAAAATGTACACGATGAGATAGACAAAAAAAGTACATCGCATTGACAATATATGCATCCAATATATCATCCTTAATTTGTGAAAATAACTGACATGTAGTTGATATATGGTACTGGTACAGTAGATGATTAGGAAAATTCCCAGTCCATTCGAGTGGGAATGTCAAATAGACTTGAATATACTTCATGACCTACACCCTGAGAGCCACTGGTATGCATGCTGTGTTTCATTTGTCCCCATGAACACTGACCTGTGTGGATGCGGATGTGCTCTATTAAACGAGCCATGCCCTTGTTGGCGTAGCTGCAGTAGCTGCACTTGTACTTCCCATCGCAGGTCCTCTCCAGGCCGTCCACCTGGACATCTGGCCCATCCTCCATCGGCAGGCTCACGTCCACCGACGGGGGGTCCAGACCGTTCTGCTCAGTTCTGGGGGCAACTTAAAAACCAAAAACGCACAAACGACTGTCATCAAACGACACGCTATCGAAGACACAACAGCATCGCTCTAAATGTACCGTCCTCCATTCCCACCGGCTTGAAACGGCTCCCCCGGCTCTTTGTCTCCGCAAACAGAGCCCGAGATCATGTTGACATGCTGGGTCTGCTGGGTCAGATATTCTTGGAATTCCTTCACAAAATCCACAGGCTCGGTCTTGATCTCTTCCATACTGTGTGTGGAGCCTAATACGATCCAGAGGAGATGAGTGGACAGTCGGACGCTCTCACTTCGGACACTTGCAACCTGCAGTGAGTTAGCGAATGGATGCCTGTGAAAACTGTGCACTGGTTAGCTCAACAACATACACGTTGTCTCGCTAGCTCGACACCTTAAAGcgattttcattattattaacaccGATTATCTTTCACCACCCTCAACACAGTTCATAGCTCACCTTTTCAGCGTCTAAGTAACATTATTGCTAAGCGGAGACAAGTGTGCAAACGGTGCCCCGGGGATAAATTATCCGACTCGGACTGTTACCAAGTGAACGCTTCCGTTTTTTTCACTGACACGTCTGTGTTCCGTACTCCTCCAAACGCAACTGTTGCGTTCGGGGACTATCGTcgaaaataattattttcttaaatgtgGCACATATTCGAACGAGTTGGCACAGTTTATAATTAAATAGTGACGTcttcaaaaaaaacattcccttCGGTCACTTACACACATCAAAGCACGTTCagtttccttttgtttaaaCCTACTGATAAGTGCATCCACAGGAGAGCTTCACGACTggtgtatttatttaaactgtGCTTAATTTACGCTTAATTTTCAAGTGTCCGATTCCCCAAAGGAGCACATGAAGGCAGCATCAAACCTCTGGTGGTCCGAGCATGCGGTGAGAGGTGCTTGCGTTTAAACTCATTTTGTAACTAATGATGGCTGCATCATTGGTCAGGCTTTTCTCAAaggaaatattgaaatataCCATAACAATATGAAGAAATACTATTGAATAAAttcatttagttacatttatttctgtatatgtatttaaaggcgtattGCCTGATTATTacgttcaccggaagtttgctcttattGCGAAAAGAAAATTCCGGGCTGGCTTGACTGTCTTTTTCGAAGTGGAGACTGGTTTGACCGCAGTCACAAACGGCACCTGAAGGCAGCATTAAACCTCTGGTGGTCTACGCACGCCGTGACGTATGCACGCATGTAAACATTTTGTAACTAATGATGGCGGCATCATTGCTCAGGATTTTCACAAAGGTGAGATTGATTGTTACAGTATAAGCAATTTCGGCActgcatttattaaatgtcCCAGTGCAGCAAACCTTTATCCTACGTGGCGTTAACGTAACGTAAGAGCTGGCTCTTGTTGACTTTCCGAGCTAACATACAGCTAAAACTAGCATGAGGGCACAGGTTAACTTGTAGTACTGGTAGATTACATTACAAACCCGGCAGGACGTGAAGAATTGATAAACCTCTTTTTCAAAGTGTGCATTTCCACTTTTGTCTGTCCTGTTTTTAGTCGTGTAGAAATATCTCTCGACCATGGGGTGCATGCCCGGCTGGATGGAGGAGCAGGTCATCCAATCCTGCCCCAGAGGTGTCCTCAGACCAAGCAGTTGGTATggtctcctttcctccactgcAGACATAttcagaggaggagagcatGATGAGGGAAGCAGGTGAGTTGGACATACGTATGGTCGTCTCATGGATTCTACTGCTCCTGGCAGCTGAACACTGAACATATGTCTTGTTCTTTGACAGTAAAAAAATGTGCCCAAGAGCGCATTGCTCCGTTTGTGTCAAAGATGGATGAGAACTCTGCCATGGACGAGGAAGTGATCAAAACTCTTTTTGAACAGGGTGTATGTAAATCATTTAATTGTGAATTATCAAATATGTCTGTTCACTGAAGTcagtgtttgtctttctttctaccCAAGTGactgatatacattttttttttttttttacagctcatGGGCATTGAGATTGACCCGGAGTACAACGGCACTGgctccaccttcttctcctccattcTGGTCATTGAGGAGCTGGCGAAGGTGGATGCCTCTGTGGCTGTGCTCTGTGACATCCAGAACACGCTGATCAACACGCTATTCACCAAACTAGGTACAACAGCTCAGAAAGAGCAGTACCTCAGCCGACTGTCAACCGACATGGTGAGCAATTTAACATACTGTCTCGACAGTGTATGCCATAAAACACGACATTGTGGGTGTGGCATAATACGGTCGATCTCTTGATTCTGCACTGTATTTACTGTAatgttttcctgcacttcctttTGAACTGTACCTGTGTCACGTCACACAGGTTGGAAGCTTCTGCCTCTCTGAAGCAGAGTCGGGGAGTGATGCCTTCTCTCTGAAGACGCGTGctgacaaacacaaagactATTACATCATCAATGGATCCAAGATGTGGATC includes:
- the LOC117749165 gene encoding zinc finger protein Pegasus-like, with the protein product MEEIKTEPVDFVKEFQEYLTQQTQHVNMISGSVCGDKEPGEPFQAVAPRTEQNGLDPPSVDVSLPMEDGPDVQVDGLERTCDGKYKCSYCSYANKGMARLIEHIRIHTGEKPHRCQLCPFASAYERHLEAHVRSHTGEKPYKCDVCAFRCSDRSNLSHHRRRRHKLLPTRAVRSSFSNKRMLSSLQKRTASLGFSRRMLVNYNPPSMGTSKSDYLNDMSPKIHHHMHSSDQNNHPKVDENDSRKRDANCFTFINPLDQLSTLAGQLADLHPESQAPASPDRESLKDEKPILIQHVSSEHAAICSNGMQTSPPKNESPTSGHGSCSPAPGLGFEDSLNTVTASLSNSLPSTPAPALPAADQQLLNKCQHCDIHFLDNILYTIHMGCHGYEHPFQCNICGHMCVDKYNFSCHFARGQHIK